One region of Metallosphaera sedula DSM 5348 genomic DNA includes:
- the tfe gene encoding transcription factor E, translated as MKDMARDLLGEDVIDVLSFLLDNKTELTDEEMANKLNVKVNEVRKKLYALAEHGLVSYRRTRDKETGWYVYYWKANVDQINELLLSRKREILNKLKARLEYETNNEFYICPEDKTKYTFEEAFENEFKCPKCGVQLVYYDSAKMREFLERKIKEIEEEIARETKVGSS; from the coding sequence ATGAAAGATATGGCTAGGGATCTCCTGGGAGAGGACGTAATAGATGTGCTCTCTTTCCTTCTTGATAATAAGACAGAGCTAACTGACGAGGAGATGGCCAACAAACTCAACGTCAAGGTTAACGAGGTCAGGAAGAAGTTATATGCCCTTGCTGAACACGGGCTGGTGAGCTACCGGAGAACCAGGGATAAGGAGACTGGTTGGTATGTATATTACTGGAAGGCCAATGTGGATCAGATAAATGAACTTCTCCTCTCACGTAAGAGGGAGATCCTGAACAAACTTAAGGCTAGATTGGAGTACGAAACTAACAACGAGTTCTATATTTGTCCCGAGGATAAGACCAAGTACACCTTTGAGGAGGCCTTTGAGAATGAGTTCAAATGTCCCAAATGCGGTGTTCAACTGGTCTATTACGATTCCGCCAAAATGCGGGAATTCCTAGAACGTAAAATAAAGGAAATAGAAGAGGAGATCGCCAGGGAGACAAAGGTTGGGAGCTCCTAA
- a CDS encoding DNA cytosine methyltransferase codes for MGAPKVVDLFSGAGGFGRGFKEVGFQIGVAVEINHAAARTYSANFPTTIVLEEDIREITGREIVREIGKEPDVVIGSPPCEPFTAANPLRLDNPVDRLYQDERGALTLEFIRLVGELRPKFFVMENVPSIVETRELREALIHEFRKVGYEPVFNLLRAEDYGNPSRRTRIFISNLKLELNTVPKRTVWDAISDLENRFDVPNHEIVEVNERKLREMASLDYGDYLTMFRGHNKEIPLYVRLDPMDIAPTVMGNSKFVHPFSPRYLTVREQARLMSYPDYHVFYGSKEEQYNQVGEAVPVVLSRGIASSILGAL; via the coding sequence TTGGGAGCTCCTAAGGTAGTCGACCTTTTTTCAGGGGCCGGGGGATTTGGTAGGGGTTTTAAAGAGGTAGGTTTCCAGATAGGGGTTGCTGTGGAAATCAATCACGCTGCCGCCAGGACTTACTCAGCTAATTTTCCCACAACCATAGTTCTCGAAGAGGACATAAGGGAAATTACAGGGAGGGAAATAGTGAGGGAAATTGGTAAAGAACCGGACGTTGTAATAGGAAGTCCACCATGCGAACCCTTCACAGCTGCCAACCCATTAAGGTTAGACAATCCAGTGGATAGGTTATATCAGGATGAAAGGGGTGCCTTGACCCTGGAGTTCATAAGATTGGTGGGCGAGCTAAGGCCCAAGTTCTTTGTTATGGAGAACGTTCCATCTATAGTAGAGACGAGAGAGTTGAGGGAAGCCCTTATCCACGAATTTAGAAAGGTTGGATATGAACCCGTGTTCAACCTTCTTCGGGCAGAGGACTATGGTAATCCCTCGAGGAGGACTAGGATTTTCATTTCCAATCTCAAACTCGAACTGAATACTGTTCCCAAAAGAACTGTTTGGGACGCAATCTCAGACCTGGAGAATAGGTTTGATGTTCCAAACCACGAAATAGTTGAAGTAAATGAGAGAAAACTCAGGGAGATGGCATCCCTCGATTATGGAGACTATCTAACCATGTTCCGGGGGCACAACAAGGAGATTCCGCTCTATGTAAGGCTAGATCCCATGGATATTGCACCCACAGTTATGGGGAACTCAAAGTTTGTACATCCGTTCAGTCCTAGATACTTGACAGTGAGGGAACAGGCTAGATTGATGAGTTACCCTGATTATCACGTGTTTTACGGTAGCAAGGAGGAGCAATACAACCAGGTGGGAGAGGCTGTACCAGTAGTCTTATCAAGAGGAATAGCATCGAGTATACTCGGTGCTCTTTAG
- a CDS encoding RecB-family nuclease — translation MEISVVLHNVTSSQRLVDFAKLVFGLDVKRLVLTKVGGTAAQAGIPDVGRLALKTGKSLIILPDLKDAIELLGSRRVYLLSPLADREVDQLDLTQDSLLVFSGIENGFTKIEQSLGEYITLRSMKVDTGPIPYASAVLYCALVGGKR, via the coding sequence GTGGAGATAAGCGTCGTTCTACATAATGTGACGAGCTCGCAGAGACTGGTGGATTTCGCAAAACTAGTGTTCGGGTTAGACGTTAAGAGGCTTGTGTTGACCAAGGTAGGTGGTACCGCAGCGCAGGCAGGCATCCCAGACGTGGGAAGACTGGCACTTAAGACGGGAAAGTCCTTGATTATATTACCAGACCTAAAGGACGCTATAGAACTACTTGGATCTAGGAGGGTATACCTATTATCTCCCCTCGCTGATAGGGAAGTAGATCAATTGGACTTAACCCAGGACTCTTTGCTTGTTTTTTCTGGAATAGAAAATGGATTTACAAAAATAGAGCAGTCACTTGGAGAATATATCACGTTAAGATCCATGAAAGTAGATACGGGCCCAATACCCTACGCTAGCGCAGTCTTATACTGTGCCCTAGTGGGTGGAAAGAGGTAG
- a CDS encoding integrase: MVANLRQYSTEGNLNAFYDYLVHERKINEMTAKEYINALSRPFRESRNSQKAYRLFAMFLASRGMISEEFAYKILKLVKVKKANADLNIPTVDEVKRTLDLAKEYSENVYFVYKIALESGARLSEILKALKDPSRDICESDICYYSMAWQRGYKGVFYIFHITPLRQISITESAIQDFERRRKNAIRIKYFRKFVASKMAELGIPLDVIDFIQGRKPTRILTQHYVSLFGIAKENYKKYAEYLRGVNYN; the protein is encoded by the coding sequence TTGGTTGCCAATTTACGCCAATACTCGACAGAAGGCAACTTAAACGCCTTTTACGACTACTTAGTTCACGAAAGGAAAATTAACGAAATGACGGCGAAAGAATACATAAACGCGTTAAGTAGACCTTTCCGCGAATCGCGTAACTCACAAAAGGCTTATCGATTATTCGCTATGTTTCTCGCCTCTCGCGGTATGATCAGTGAAGAATTCGCCTACAAGATACTCAAACTCGTAAAGGTGAAAAAAGCTAACGCCGATTTAAACATACCAACGGTCGACGAAGTAAAACGGACTCTCGATTTGGCGAAAGAGTATAGCGAAAACGTCTATTTCGTCTACAAAATCGCGTTAGAGTCCGGCGCTAGACTAAGCGAAATACTAAAAGCGCTAAAGGATCCTTCGCGTGACATTTGTGAAAGTGACATTTGTTATTATTCCATGGCGTGGCAAAGAGGGTATAAGGGCGTTTTCTACATATTCCACATTACGCCATTACGACAGATTAGCATTACAGAGTCGGCGATACAAGATTTTGAGAGAAGAAGAAAGAACGCGATCAGAATAAAATACTTTCGTAAGTTCGTTGCATCGAAAATGGCGGAATTAGGGATACCGTTAGATGTTATCGATTTCATACAAGGTAGGAAGCCAACTAGAATATTAACGCAACATTATGTTTCGCTATTCGGAATAGCGAAAGAGAACTATAAGAAATACGCAGAGTATTTGAGAGGAGTTAATTATAACTAA
- a CDS encoding ribbon-helix-helix domain-containing protein yields MAVYESKKPKVERYVFYAPYDFIEKVDEVGRKMGVTNRSELIRMALRDLIEKWGASS; encoded by the coding sequence ATGGCGGTATACGAATCTAAAAAACCCAAAGTCGAAAGGTATGTTTTTTACGCCCCTTACGACTTTATCGAAAAGGTAGATGAAGTAGGCCGTAAAATGGGAGTAACGAATAGGAGTGAGCTAATTCGCATGGCCTTAAGGGATCTAATCGAAAAGTGGGGAGCGTCTTCGTGA